Sequence from the Spirochaetae bacterium HGW-Spirochaetae-1 genome:
CGGGCCCCTCAATGATTTTCCGTAACGCCCCGGCGTCGATAGTCTCCAGTATGGTGCTCCTGTACATATCAAAGTGGGGGAAGGCCTTCACTCCCCTCAGGGGGCCCGTGAGGTAAAAATTTTTTTTATTTTCACCTGAAATTTTTTTAAAATATTCCAGTCCCTCCCGTATCTTTCCCGAAAGACACATGCATGCCATTGTGGCCCCGGCGCTCACACCGGTCACCAGTTCCGGCTTCAGTTTCAATTCCGGCACGGCCGTCTCCCAGAAACCGGCCTGCCACAGGCAGCGCACACCGCCGCCGGCAAAGACAACGGCTCCAAATGGTGATATCTTCTTCAATCTGGACATCACCTCCTGTTATTGTTCCGGAGGAATCGCATCGCTTTTCTCTATAAACCTGCAGTTGCCGGTAAAATCGATTACTTCAGCTGACGGGATGGCGAGACAGAGAGTCTCATTGTCATTAATGGGCCTGAAAAAAACAAGGTGGCTGATAGTCCCCATCTTATAGTGAAAGCATCCCGAACCGCTCTCCAGCACCTGGCTGATAAACCAGTATCCCTTTAAATCAGCACCGATGAGCACCGCCCGTGGATGAAAAACTACAAGCCCTTCTCTATCGATGATGTAATAATATCCCGACACTCCCACACGTTTTGTCCTGAGTTCATAATAATTGCGTCGGTCTTTTTTCAGCGAGGCGATGACAGAGTCATAATTTTTATAAATTGTCGGCGTATCCACAACTGATGTTCCGGCACAGGAGGGTATTATTGCAAAAACAGTAAGGAGAAGAAAAAATCGTTTCATAGGCATCTCTCCCGCTAATTTACAGCCGTGGCATCCCATTCACCGGGTAATCGGGCTGAAGAATTGCTTTTAAATGTACAGATCGAAAACAAACTGTCAAGTGCAATATTCTGCTTGACGCCCCAAATCCCCGGGCCGATGATTTGCCATGGAAATATCATTATCGGTATTCATCTTTTTTTTCGGCGCCCTCTGGGGCAGTTTTTTTTATACACTGTCATTGCGTTATGCAAACGGCAGCATGGCTGCCCATCCCTTCCAGGCTCTGTTTTCATCATCGCGGTGTCCCTGCTGTGCGGAAAAAATATCCCCCCTGTACCTGGTGCCGCTCCTGGGATTTCTGGCACTGCGGGGAAAATGTAAAAGCTGCGGCGCCTCCATTTCGTGGATATATCCCGCCGCTGAAATAGCCAGCGGTCTGCTGCTTCTCTTCATGACGCAAACCATGGGTTTCTATCCCGGTACCATGCTCACTTTCATGCTCATTCAGACAGCAATGGCCATTTCAATAGTTGATGTAAAAACTCTCACGATCCCCGATTCTCTCATTGCGCTCTTCCTCATGCTTTCCCTGTACCCCATGGTACTCCACAACACCTTCAGGGATTCCCTTTATGGACTTATCCTTATGTCCCTCTTTTTCATAGTAATATTGCTGATTTTCCCCGGTTCCTTCGGGGGCGGCGATGTAAAATTCTCCGCGATGATCGGTCTCTATTCGGGACTTGAACTTTCCCTGGTAGTACTGGAAACGGCACTGATTACCGGCGCCCTGGCGGGCGTCTTCTATGCGGTGATAACAAAAAAGGGATTCCGCAGTAAAATCCCTTTTGGCCCCTTTCTTGCCCTGGGCCTCGTCGTATCAATTCTTTACGGCCGGGATATCATCCTGATCTACTACCGGTTCATGCGCTGACCAGCGACGAGATACCCTTTCCGGCCGGTTCTTCTATCACACCTTTCTCGGTTATTATAGCGCTTATCAGCTCCGCCGGTGTCACATCAAAGGCCGGATTGTATATGCGCACGCCTTCGGGAACGATCTGCACAGAACCCACATAGGCCACCTCGTCGACGGAACGCTCCTCGATGACAATATCACCGCCGGTATGTGTATTTATATCCAGGGTGGAAACCGGGGCCGCCACGTAAAAGGGAATGCCATGATGCCTGGCCAACACCGCATGGGAGTAGGTGCCGATCTTGTTCGCCGTGTCGCCGTTAGCGGCCACGCGGTCGGCACCCACGATAATTTTTTTAACAAGACCCTTTTTCATAAAAAATCCCGCCATATTGTCGGTGATAACCGTTACGGGAATATTATCCTTCTGCAATTCCCAGGCCGTGAGCCTGGCACCCTGCAGGTACGGCCTCGTTTCACAGGCGATCACTTCTATCTTTTTGCCCTCTTCCACGGCAGCCCTGATCACTCCCAGGGCCGTACCATATCCGCCAGTGGCCAAAGACCCGGCATTACAGTGCGTCATCACCACATCACCGTCACTGAGAAACCTGCTTCCGTTTTTACCCATGGTCCTGTTTATGGCGATATCCTCCTCGAGAATGTTGACCGCTTCCATCACCAGGGCATCGATGATCGAGTCGATATCGCTTCCGCTGGATACAAGGGATCTCATTCTTTCAATGGCCCAGAACAGGTTCACAGCAGTAGGCCTCGTTTCCGCAAAGAGCAATAAAACACCATCCATGGTCTCACGGAAATCCTTCAGGTCCCTGCCTTTAAAATTTTTCGCCGCCAGGGCGATACCCATGGCAGCCGTGATCCCAATAGCCGGAGCCCCCCGAACTTCCATGGACCTGATGGCCTCGGCCACGCCGATATAGTTACCATAATCATTGTATATTTCCTGCAGGGGCAGCTTCCTCTGATCCAGAATTGAAACGGATTCCCCCATCCATTTTACCGTATGCATATATTATTCCTCGCCTCGCTCTACTCTGTTTTTTCTCATGGTGATTTTATTACCCTTTTCATTCCAGGATACTTCATCCATGTGTATTCGAATGATAAGAAGTCCGCGCCCGCTGTTCTTGAAAAAGTTTTCCGGGTCCCGCGGGTCCGGCAGAGTTCTAAAGTCAAAACCCCTGCCCTGATCCTCAATAGTATATTCCACCATGTTTTTTGTCTGTTCGCAGGTAATCACCACCATCCGGTCCTTGTACCGGGGATCTTCACGACGGCGCTCTATTTCCTCGTTGAAAACCTTGATCCCTCCCTTTTCCCGCATGGACGACGAAACTTCAAGATTGCCGTGAAACATTGCGTTAGCGACTCCCTCTTTCAGTGCCAGGGAAATATTTTCCGCTGTCGTCTGATTGCACAGGCCCGAGGGAACCAGGTTCTTGGTGAGTTCATAGGATATGGTGTTGATGATGGCGGAATCAACAGGTATTCTGTACACCATCTTTTCAAATTCAATATATCGGCCAAAACTATCGGCAAGTTTTTTTTCATGCTTGCGCTTCAGGATAGAACGCACCGACGAGGCAACATCGTTGATATCAAAGGGCTTCCTGATGAAATCATCGGCGCCGAAACGCAGGGCTGTGATGGCGTCTTCAACGTTCCCGTGGCCCGTTATGAGCAGCACCGGTACCGGCTCATCCTGGGCTTTTACGCGCCGAAGGAGCTCAATGCCGTCCATTTTTCGCAATTTTATATCGCTGATGATAAGATCGATCTTCTCCTCGCCGGTTTTGAGGAGATAGAGGACATCCTCGGCCTTCTCAAGC
This genomic interval carries:
- the mtnA gene encoding S-methyl-5-thioribose-1-phosphate isomerase, with the translated sequence MHTVKWMGESVSILDQRKLPLQEIYNDYGNYIGVAEAIRSMEVRGAPAIGITAAMGIALAAKNFKGRDLKDFRETMDGVLLLFAETRPTAVNLFWAIERMRSLVSSGSDIDSIIDALVMEAVNILEEDIAINRTMGKNGSRFLSDGDVVMTHCNAGSLATGGYGTALGVIRAAVEEGKKIEVIACETRPYLQGARLTAWELQKDNIPVTVITDNMAGFFMKKGLVKKIIVGADRVAANGDTANKIGTYSHAVLARHHGIPFYVAAPVSTLDINTHTGGDIVIEERSVDEVAYVGSVQIVPEGVRIYNPAFDVTPAELISAIITEKGVIEEPAGKGISSLVSA